From a single Uranotaenia lowii strain MFRU-FL unplaced genomic scaffold, ASM2978415v1 HiC_scaffold_1062, whole genome shotgun sequence genomic region:
- the LOC129759112 gene encoding uncharacterized protein LOC129759112 → MVDDSRPVQQFRCDDIEKHRLYNEWRIWKGALECYFEAYDIEDQKKKRAKLLHLGGPQLQRVFYNLPDRENFPLVSVEKQWYDVAINALDRFFQPCRQDCLERHKLRQMKQKDGERFSDFTLRLRQQASDCGFDKYPIEVRDVLTEMFLTDAIIEGCLSVDLRRRILQQDRSLTEIESLGVALESIEVQVRDLNGKPKENSVGHHAYKITAASDKGRNPKPREVQHDFKKFNKFSYPRIYRCYNCGRRDHISTDRGCPARNIECRRCKITGHYESCCRLRNSKKPISSEKNRIRAVEEETSVHTQLNKRHSEQPDSNKTYYTFYSGNNTNVISCKIGGVDVDLLVDSGSDANLIPDSEWERLKQAKVVVRKCIKGSSRILKGYANDSPLPIIGTFVANVKAGSSSVEAEFYVIKGGQRSLLGDSTSKQLGLLKVGLDAYQVSSDTKPFSKIKDIQVQIHMDPTVKPVFQPIRRIPIPLEEAVNRKLEQLLVKDIIEVKQGPASWVSPLVVVGKSNGEPRICLDLRRVNEAVLRERHPMPVVDEYLARLGKGKYWSKLDHQGSVSTSRASGRVT, encoded by the exons ATG GTAGATGATAGCCGGCCAGTGCAGCAATTTCGTTGCGATGATATTGAAAAACATCGTTTGTATAATGAATGGAGGATCTGGAAGGGCGCTTTAGAGTGCTATTTCGAAGCCTACGATATCGAGGATCAGAAGAAGAAACGAGCCAAGCTTCTCCACTTGGGAGGACCTCAACTCCAACGTGTTTTTTATAACCTTCCGGATCGTGAGAATTTTCCTCTCGTTTCGGTGGAAAAGCAATGGTATGACGTCGCAATCAATGCActtgatagattttttcaacCGTGCCGGCAGGATTGTCTTGAACGTCACAAGTTAAGGCAAATGAAGCAAAAAGACGGAGAAAGATTTTCTGACTTTACGTTGCGATTACGGCAGCAAGCTTCAGATTGTGGCTTCGATAAGTATCCGATCGAGGTCAGAGATGTTTTAACAGAGATGTTTCTTACGGACGCGATAATTGAGGGTTGTTTGTCTGTGGATTTACGCCGTCGCATCTTACAGCAAGATCGTTCACTTACAGAGATAGAATCTCTAGGTGTAGCTTTGGAGAGTATCGAAGTACAAGTGAGGGACTTAAACGGAAAGCCAAAGGAGAATTCTGTTGGACATCATGCGTACAAAATTACCGCTGCATCTGACAAAGGTCGCAATCCTAAGCCACGAGAAGTACAACACGATTTTAAGAAGTTTAACAAATTCTCCTACCCTCGGATCTACCGATGCTATAACTGCGGCCGGCGCGACCACATCTCTACTGACAGGGGATGCCCAGCACGAAACATCGAGTGTCGTAGGTGTAAAATTACTGGACATTATGAGTCTTGTTGCCGTCTGCGAAACTCGAAGAAGCCAATTTCGTCAGAGAAGAATCGAATTCGTGCTGTAGAAGAGGAAACAAGCGTACACACTCAGTTAAATAAAAGACACTCAGAGCAGCCAGACTCGAATAAAACCTACTATACATTCTATTCGGGGAACAACACCAATGTTATCTCGTGTAAAATTGGTGGAGTCGATGTGGATCTACTCGTCGATTCGGGATCGGATGCCAACCTCATTCCGGATTCAGAATGGGAACGGTTGAAACAAGCCAAGGTCGTCGTACGCAAATGTATCAAAGGTAGCTCCCGAATCCTAAAAGGCTATGCAAACGACTCGCCTTTGCCTATCATCGGAACATTTGTAGCAAATGTTAAAGCTGGAAGCAGTTCGGTCGAGGCAGAGTTTTATGTCATCAAAGGAGGACAGCGGTCTTTGCTCGGCGACAGTACTTCCAAACAGTTGGGACTCCTCAAGGTTGGATTGGACGCGTACCAGGTTTCGAGTGATACAAAACCATTCTCTAAGATCAAAGATATCCAAGTGCAAATTCATATGGATCCGACTGTAAAGCCAGTTTTCCAACCCATTCGGCGAATCCCAATACCGCTTGAAGAGGCCGTCAATCGGAAGTTGGAGCAGCTACTCGTTAAAGATATAATCGAGGTAAAGCAAGGGCCAGCATCTTGGGTGTCTCCTCTCGTTGTCGTCGGTAAGTCCAATGGAGAACCTAGGATTTGCCTGGACCTTCGTCGCGTCAATGAAGCGGTTCTTCGGGAGAGACACCCGATGCCCGTCGTCGACGAGTACCTTGCAAGGTTAGGAAAAGGAAAGTACTGGAGTAAGTTGGACCATCAAGGAAGCGTTTCTACAAGTCGAGCTAGCGGAAGAGTCACGTGA